One stretch of Arachis duranensis cultivar V14167 chromosome 1, aradu.V14167.gnm2.J7QH, whole genome shotgun sequence DNA includes these proteins:
- the LOC107469694 gene encoding uncharacterized protein LOC107469694 isoform X3 yields the protein MRFKKGTKVEVLSKAEVPSGSWLCAEIICGNGHSYTVRYNGFHGAASDAIVERVSRKAIRPCPPELELAENWNPGDVVEVFRNYSWKMATVLKDWGNKYVSVRLLGSSMEFLANKFEIRVRQSWQDDKWILVGKGSASCRKGKRDNTLIPRQSLISSSQIQKTNTKTKLSASNDYHSEKKDIGFFDSRLVSFKTLKRRSHSQVEAYAEPPPKFRAIENEDRCHRVRVSNPSTPLKKVHGVGIPRDVIIEECLPASVNKKIGMYDMDIERRKLTGAVGCSFGENTESNDADSITCSVGSCSITSRNSYKLQFRVPAGPFEDVDSPFSDAESVCQREYDEGNCSPPTQEELAAEIHRAE from the exons ATGAGATTCAAGAAAGGAACTAAGGTGGAAGTGTTGAGCAAAGCTGAGGTGCCTTCTGGCTCCTGGCTCTGTGCTGAGATCATATGTGGGAATGGCCACAGTTACACTGTTAGGTACAATGGATTTCACGGTGCTGCTAGTGACGCGATTGTGGAGCGGGTATCTAGGAAGGCGATAAGGCCATGTCCGCCTGAGCTTGAACTAGCAGAGAATTGGAATCCAGGTGATGTTGTTGAGGTCTTCCGGAACTATTCCTGGAAGATGGCTACAGTTTTGAAGGATTGGGGGAACAAGTATGTTTCCGTCAGGCTTCTTGGATCTTCTATGGAATTTCTAGCGAACAAATTTGAAATCCGGGTGAGACAATCTTGGCAAGATGACAAGTGGATTTTGGTTGGAAAG GGTTCTGCCAGCTGCAGGAAAGGAAAACGTGATAATACACTCATTCCAAGACAGAGTTTAATTTCTAGTTCccaaattcagaagacaaataCAAAGACAAAATTGTCAGCTTCAAATGATTATCACTCTGAAAAGAAAGATATAGGCTTTTTCGACTCCCGTCTTGTTTCTTTCAAAACATTGAAACGGAGGAGCCATTCACAAGTTGAGGCATACGCTGAGCCTCCCCCGAAGTTTAGAGCAATTGAGAATGAAGACAGATGTCACAGAGTAAGGGTTAGTAATCCATCCACACCTCTCAAAAAGGTACATGGTGTTGGCATTCCAAGAGATGTGATCATTGAAGAATGTTTACCTGCTTctgtaaacaaaaaaattgggaTGTATGATATGGACATTGAGCGGAGGAAACTAACTGGAGCTGTTGGTTGTTCATTTGGAGAAAACACTGAATCAAATGATGCTGATAGCATTACATGCTCTGTTGGTAGTTGTAGTATCACTAGCAGGAATTCCTATAAATTGCAATTTCGTGTACCTGCAGGCCCTTTTGAAGATGTGGATAGTCCATTTAGTGATGCTGAATCTGTTTGCCAGAGGGAATATGACGAAGGAAATTGTTCACCTCCTACACAAGAAGAATTGGCAGCAGAAATCCATAG GGCTGAGTAG
- the LOC107469694 gene encoding uncharacterized protein LOC107469694 isoform X1, translating into MRFKKGTKVEVLSKAEVPSGSWLCAEIICGNGHSYTVRYNGFHGAASDAIVERVSRKAIRPCPPELELAENWNPGDVVEVFRNYSWKMATVLKDWGNKYVSVRLLGSSMEFLANKFEIRVRQSWQDDKWILVGKGSASCRKGKRDNTLIPRQSLISSSQIQKTNTKTKLSASNDYHSEKKDIGFFDSRLVSFKTLKRRSHSQVEAYAEPPPKFRAIENEDRCHRVRVSNPSTPLKKVHGVGIPRDVIIEECLPASVNKKIGMYDMDIERRKLTGAVGCSFGENTESNDADSITCSVGSCSITSRNSYKLQFRVPAGPFEDVDSPFSDAESVCQREYDEGNCSPPTQEELAAEIHRLELDAYRCTIEALHASGPLSWEQEALMTNLRLSLHISNDEHLVELKNLISSENSLPFR; encoded by the exons ATGAGATTCAAGAAAGGAACTAAGGTGGAAGTGTTGAGCAAAGCTGAGGTGCCTTCTGGCTCCTGGCTCTGTGCTGAGATCATATGTGGGAATGGCCACAGTTACACTGTTAGGTACAATGGATTTCACGGTGCTGCTAGTGACGCGATTGTGGAGCGGGTATCTAGGAAGGCGATAAGGCCATGTCCGCCTGAGCTTGAACTAGCAGAGAATTGGAATCCAGGTGATGTTGTTGAGGTCTTCCGGAACTATTCCTGGAAGATGGCTACAGTTTTGAAGGATTGGGGGAACAAGTATGTTTCCGTCAGGCTTCTTGGATCTTCTATGGAATTTCTAGCGAACAAATTTGAAATCCGGGTGAGACAATCTTGGCAAGATGACAAGTGGATTTTGGTTGGAAAG GGTTCTGCCAGCTGCAGGAAAGGAAAACGTGATAATACACTCATTCCAAGACAGAGTTTAATTTCTAGTTCccaaattcagaagacaaataCAAAGACAAAATTGTCAGCTTCAAATGATTATCACTCTGAAAAGAAAGATATAGGCTTTTTCGACTCCCGTCTTGTTTCTTTCAAAACATTGAAACGGAGGAGCCATTCACAAGTTGAGGCATACGCTGAGCCTCCCCCGAAGTTTAGAGCAATTGAGAATGAAGACAGATGTCACAGAGTAAGGGTTAGTAATCCATCCACACCTCTCAAAAAGGTACATGGTGTTGGCATTCCAAGAGATGTGATCATTGAAGAATGTTTACCTGCTTctgtaaacaaaaaaattgggaTGTATGATATGGACATTGAGCGGAGGAAACTAACTGGAGCTGTTGGTTGTTCATTTGGAGAAAACACTGAATCAAATGATGCTGATAGCATTACATGCTCTGTTGGTAGTTGTAGTATCACTAGCAGGAATTCCTATAAATTGCAATTTCGTGTACCTGCAGGCCCTTTTGAAGATGTGGATAGTCCATTTAGTGATGCTGAATCTGTTTGCCAGAGGGAATATGACGAAGGAAATTGTTCACCTCCTACACAAGAAGAATTGGCAGCAGAAATCCATAGGTTAGAATTGGATGCGTATCGTTGTACAATAGAGGCGTTACATGCATCGGGACCCTTAAGTTGGGAACAAGAAGCATTGATGACAAACCTCCGTCTTTCGCTCCACATATCAAATGATGAACATTTAGTGGaactaaaaaatttgatttcttcTGAAAACAGTCTTCCTTTCAGATGA
- the LOC107471400 gene encoding uncharacterized protein LOC107471400, producing the protein MASNNPFIVVLLYPDCRMRNSDKGVPFECQDPILFRTQHVETLSDLKSLILSKVGGTQARKIGRVAYRLLAPMGNRIFRFRLFRLHGDEHVRLMFDIHGRIMCEQVMELSAEVGYGGSGSSIHEMYVQDDRPLAPPPIHVAIPEHKGEEGEEKSDEDYVADSESSDDGDKDEFVPETPEEAVPSHYHSLHLDVMHERNPVSDSCGVDYNLDGGVEFRVGHRFRSREAVLQGMKNYSIRRSAEYRVIESDRLKYHVQCRQADSGCQWSPVSPFVGISDTVQSVCQYPGLARCGVGKLSLQTLIQKGVDGEAEGHCTDLRFVKSRTTRCRSCFKHCRAISPAPYVTYASNRTTKDTS; encoded by the exons ATGGCCAGTAACAATCCATTTATAGTTGTGCTTCTTTATCCCGATTGTCGCATGAGAAATAGTGACAAAGGGGTGCCATTTGAGTGTCAGGATCCGATATTGTTTCGCACTCAGCATGTAGAGACGTTGTCAGAtttgaagagtttgatattgagtaAGGTGGGTGGGACACAAGCGAGAAAAATCGGAAGGGTGGCGTATAGGTTGCTGGCACCCATGGGAAATAGAATTTTCCGGTTTCGACTATTTCGACTTCACGGAGACGAGCATGTGCGACTGATGTTCGACATTCATGGGAGGATCATGTGTGAACAGGTAATGGAGCTGTCCGCCGAGGTGGGTTACGGTGGTAGTGGCTCGTCCATACACGAAATGTACGTACAGGACGATCGACCTCTCGCACCACCTCCCATTCATGTCGCCATTCCGGAGCATAAGGGAGAGGAGGGTGAGGAGAAGTCGGACGAGGATTATGTGGCGGACAGTGAGTCTTCCGATGATGGCGATAAAGATGAGTTTGTGCCGGAGACACCTGAGGAGGCTGTGCCAAGTCACTATCACAGTCTACATCTGGACGTCATGCATGAGAGGAACCCGGTTTCTGACAGCTGTGGAGTCGATTACAACCTGGACGGCGGGGTGGAGTTTCGAGTCGGACACAGGTTTAGAAGCCGAGAGGCGGTGCTTCAAGGTATGAAGAACTACAGTATTCGCAGGAGTGCTGAGTACCGGGTGATTGAGTCCGACCGCTTAAAGTACCATGTGCAGTGTCGTCAAGCCGACAGTGGGTGTCAATGGAGCCCCGTGTCGCCCTTCGTCGGAATCTCGGATACTG TCCAATCCGTCTGTCAGTATCCTGGTCTTGCAAGGTGTGGTGTAGGCAAGCTATCACTTCAAACCCTCATACAGAAAGGTGTGGATGGCGAAGCAGAAGGCCATTGCACGGATCTACGGTTTGTGAAGAGTCGTACAACAAGGTGTCGAAGCTGTTTCAAGCACTGCAGAGCTATTTCTCCGGCACCTTATGTGACCTACGCGTCAAACCGTACTACAAAGGACACCTCATAG
- the LOC107469694 gene encoding uncharacterized protein LOC107469694 isoform X2 — protein MRFKKGTKVEVLSKAEVPSGSWLCAEIICGNGHSYTVRYNGFHGAASDAIVERVSRKAIRPCPPELELAENWNPGDVVEVFRNYSWKMATVLKDWGNKYVSVRLLGSSMEFLANKFEIRVRQSWQDDKWILVGKGSASCRKGKRDNTLIPRQSLISSSQIQKTNTKTKLSASNDYHSEKKDIGFFDSRLVSFKTLKRRSHSQVEAYAEPPPKFRAIENEDRCHRVRVSNPSTPLKKVHGVGIPRDVIIEECLPASVNKKIGMYDMDIERRKLTGAVGCSFGENTESNDADSITCSVGSCSITSRNSYKLQFRVPAGPFEDVDSPFSDAESVCQREYDEGNCSPPTQEELAAEIHSEFHDSLFFSLIQL, from the exons ATGAGATTCAAGAAAGGAACTAAGGTGGAAGTGTTGAGCAAAGCTGAGGTGCCTTCTGGCTCCTGGCTCTGTGCTGAGATCATATGTGGGAATGGCCACAGTTACACTGTTAGGTACAATGGATTTCACGGTGCTGCTAGTGACGCGATTGTGGAGCGGGTATCTAGGAAGGCGATAAGGCCATGTCCGCCTGAGCTTGAACTAGCAGAGAATTGGAATCCAGGTGATGTTGTTGAGGTCTTCCGGAACTATTCCTGGAAGATGGCTACAGTTTTGAAGGATTGGGGGAACAAGTATGTTTCCGTCAGGCTTCTTGGATCTTCTATGGAATTTCTAGCGAACAAATTTGAAATCCGGGTGAGACAATCTTGGCAAGATGACAAGTGGATTTTGGTTGGAAAG GGTTCTGCCAGCTGCAGGAAAGGAAAACGTGATAATACACTCATTCCAAGACAGAGTTTAATTTCTAGTTCccaaattcagaagacaaataCAAAGACAAAATTGTCAGCTTCAAATGATTATCACTCTGAAAAGAAAGATATAGGCTTTTTCGACTCCCGTCTTGTTTCTTTCAAAACATTGAAACGGAGGAGCCATTCACAAGTTGAGGCATACGCTGAGCCTCCCCCGAAGTTTAGAGCAATTGAGAATGAAGACAGATGTCACAGAGTAAGGGTTAGTAATCCATCCACACCTCTCAAAAAGGTACATGGTGTTGGCATTCCAAGAGATGTGATCATTGAAGAATGTTTACCTGCTTctgtaaacaaaaaaattgggaTGTATGATATGGACATTGAGCGGAGGAAACTAACTGGAGCTGTTGGTTGTTCATTTGGAGAAAACACTGAATCAAATGATGCTGATAGCATTACATGCTCTGTTGGTAGTTGTAGTATCACTAGCAGGAATTCCTATAAATTGCAATTTCGTGTACCTGCAGGCCCTTTTGAAGATGTGGATAGTCCATTTAGTGATGCTGAATCTGTTTGCCAGAGGGAATATGACGAAGGAAATTGTTCACCTCCTACACAAGAAGAATTGGCAGCAGAAATCCATAG TGAGTTTCATGACAGTTTGTTCTTTAGCCTCATTCAACTGTAA